A genomic region of Phenylobacterium parvum contains the following coding sequences:
- a CDS encoding thioredoxin family protein, translating into MSLIGENSAPLSGAAPAGLIKDGTDAGFMADVIEASRETPVIVDFWAPWCGPCKQLGPAIERAVTAAKGKVKLVKIDIDQHPQFAGQLRVQSIPAVFAFVGGRPVDGFTGALPESQIKAFVERLAAQAPADAGDELIAVGREALEAGDLNTAAQAFARVLQADPQDVRALGGMAKVYLEGGDLERAAEIAAMAPEGAKDPGLESVRAALALAEAAPAETAAFEARLAADPADHEARFELARALAGAGRLDTAMDHLLQIIAADRDWNEGAARAQLLTVFEAAGAASDLARQGRRRLSAILFS; encoded by the coding sequence ATGAGCCTGATCGGTGAAAACTCGGCCCCCCTTTCGGGTGCGGCGCCGGCCGGCCTGATCAAGGACGGGACCGACGCCGGCTTCATGGCCGACGTGATCGAGGCGTCGCGCGAGACCCCGGTCATCGTCGACTTCTGGGCGCCCTGGTGCGGCCCCTGCAAGCAGCTGGGCCCCGCCATCGAGCGCGCGGTCACCGCCGCCAAGGGCAAGGTGAAGCTGGTGAAGATCGATATCGACCAGCATCCCCAGTTCGCCGGCCAGCTGCGGGTCCAGTCCATTCCCGCCGTCTTCGCCTTCGTGGGTGGGCGGCCGGTGGACGGTTTCACCGGCGCCCTGCCCGAGAGCCAGATCAAGGCCTTCGTCGAGCGGCTGGCCGCCCAGGCCCCCGCCGACGCCGGGGACGAACTGATCGCCGTCGGGCGCGAGGCCCTTGAGGCCGGCGACCTGAACACCGCCGCCCAGGCCTTCGCCCGCGTGCTTCAGGCCGACCCCCAGGACGTCCGCGCCCTGGGAGGGATGGCGAAGGTCTACCTGGAGGGGGGCGACCTGGAGCGCGCTGCGGAGATCGCCGCCATGGCGCCCGAAGGGGCCAAGGACCCGGGTCTGGAGAGCGTGCGCGCGGCCCTCGCCCTGGCCGAAGCCGCCCCCGCCGAGACCGCTGCCTTCGAGGCCCGCCTCGCCGCCGACCCTGCCGACCACGAGGCCCGCTTCGAGCTGGCGCGGGCCCTGGCCGGCGCTGGCCGGCTGGACACCGCCATGGACCACCTTCTGCAGATCATCGCCGCCGACCGCGACTGGAACGAGGGCGCCGCCCGCGCCCAGCTCCTGACCGTCTTCGAGGCGGCGGGCGCGGCCTCGGACCTGGCTCGCCAGGGTCGCCGGCGGCTGTCCGCCATCCTGTTTTCCTGA